Proteins encoded within one genomic window of Flavobacterium gilvum:
- a CDS encoding TIGR01212 family radical SAM protein (This family includes YhcC from E. coli K-12, an uncharacterized radical SAM protein.) has product MNPATESNRKGYNNYGTHLREKYNGKKVFKVIVDGNFSCPNRDGLKGYGGCTYCNVDSFTPDISRKAPTIEEQLLQGMERAKKSYKADQFIVYFQPNTNTYAHVDYLKTIYDRALAFNPDEVVGFSVGTRPDCIDPEKVALLESYCDRFDVDLEMGMESMYDETLQKINRGCTHAEFINAVELLKDSPIDLCVHTVFGFPWETHEMMLNYIHEINRFPQIKFVKFHHLHIVEGSIMGVHYKRNPFPLFTLEQYTDLLCELIPLLRPDIVIQRLFGISDWDLLIAPNWGLKKTEIQHYIDSTIEKRGIIQGSKYTAK; this is encoded by the coding sequence ATGAATCCAGCAACAGAATCCAACAGAAAGGGGTACAATAATTACGGAACCCATCTCCGCGAGAAATACAACGGAAAGAAAGTTTTTAAAGTAATAGTCGATGGCAATTTTAGCTGTCCTAATCGTGACGGACTCAAAGGCTACGGCGGTTGCACTTATTGCAATGTCGATTCCTTTACGCCAGATATTTCCAGAAAAGCCCCAACGATTGAGGAGCAGTTGCTTCAGGGGATGGAGCGCGCCAAAAAATCATACAAGGCGGACCAATTCATAGTCTATTTTCAGCCGAACACCAATACTTACGCTCACGTCGATTACTTAAAAACGATTTACGACCGCGCCTTGGCTTTCAACCCCGATGAGGTTGTCGGATTTTCGGTGGGGACACGTCCTGATTGTATCGATCCCGAAAAAGTGGCTTTGCTCGAAAGCTATTGCGACCGTTTTGATGTTGACCTCGAAATGGGAATGGAATCGATGTATGACGAAACATTGCAAAAAATAAACCGTGGCTGTACACACGCCGAATTCATCAACGCTGTCGAATTACTCAAGGACAGTCCTATCGATTTGTGTGTACATACCGTTTTTGGATTCCCTTGGGAAACCCACGAAATGATGCTTAACTACATTCACGAAATCAATCGTTTTCCCCAAATAAAATTCGTGAAATTCCACCACCTGCACATCGTCGAGGGTTCGATTATGGGCGTGCATTACAAACGAAACCCGTTTCCGCTCTTCACTTTGGAACAATACACCGATTTGCTTTGCGAACTCATCCCGCTTCTTCGTCCTGACATCGTGATTCAACGCCTCTTCGGGATCTCCGATTGGGATTTACTTATTGCTCCAAATTGGGGACTCAAAAAAACAGAAATACAGCATTACATCGACTCCACAATCGAGAAAAGAGGAATTATACAAGGTTCAAAATACACTGC